The Syngnathus scovelli strain Florida chromosome 18, RoL_Ssco_1.2, whole genome shotgun sequence genome contains a region encoding:
- the mynn gene encoding myoneurin isoform X2, translating into MAHGASHGKLLLQRLHQQREMDFLCDVTIMVRDVEFRAHRNILAAFSKYFASQAEKDQDVTTLDPDKVSRYALEKLLEFVYTGQMNLSSTRQAAVRRAAIFLGMSDATKYLEGISHLSEASEASQSELDKEAGLSSLSPGSPGSTRSPAPLSIVSISGACLDEGQAGQEDEETQKGQVGEEGQVGEEGQVDEEGQGGEEGQGGEEGQGGEEGQQDLEGQQDQESQAAGLEEEGGIASHELTEPSDAVANTTKLAAPRGRGRGRGRGRGRGRGRGRGRGGLSLVKTEEDFLDDSDTSVKDFGDTSADWSPSLDEPLAKRPRIGEPRRGRGRGRGRGRGRGRGRSKAEGEDDDSGDEGTEDAEQDASNTSQETARTCIECNRTFKDLCSLRRHEQIHAGLKPFICIFCSKTFRQATQLKTHLRTHTGEKPFSCNDCEKCFAQKCQLVAHRRMHHGEEKPYTCERCGFKFATSSNYKIHVRLHSGEKPYVCDVCGQAFAQSSTLTYHKRRHTGEKPYQCDLCGMSFSVSSSLIAHARKHTGETPYKCSQPQCDSSFVTSSELKKHMRRLHPDGTNGVQCLLCGNRFASVKNMIKHQEKAHADEVRQHKERARAVVLLASSHPIAFVQSKLSKDGKSLSSIPEAEPSEPEQATPQAGGVADTAALSETLQDLKAEPSHLPISQAEATTFETDPVSTINSETLHALVEQLRPPPSPAQNLEQIVIIRTVDNMENNAPPQ; encoded by the exons ATGGCTCACGGTGCCAGTCATggcaagctgctcctgcagcgcCTACATCAGCAGCGGGAAATGGACTTCCTGTGTGATGTCACCATCATGGTCAGAGACGTGGAGTTCCGCGCACATCGTAACATTCTGGCTGCGTTCAGTAAGTACTTTGCCTCCCAAGCTGAGAAGGACCAGGACGTCACCACTTTGGACCCCGATAAAGTCAGTCGCTACGCCTTGGAGAAGCTGCTGGAGTTTGTCTACACGGGACAGATGAACCTCAGCAG CACCAGACAAGCCGCTGTCCGCCGAGCCGCCATCTTCCTGGGCATGTCCGACGCCACAAAGTATCTGGAAGGAATTTCTCATTTGTCTGAGGCCAGCGAGGCGTCCCAGTCCGAGCTGGACAAAGAGGCGGGCCTGTCTTCGCTCAGTCCTGGATCACCGGGCAGTACTCGCTCCCCCGCCCCTCTGTCGATCGTCTCTATATCCGGTGCGTGTTTGGATGAGGGCCAAGCAGGCCAGGAAGATGAGGAAACCCAGAAAGGCCAGGTAGGCGAGGAAGGCCAGGTGGGCGAGGAAGGCCAGGTGGACGAGGAAGGCCAGGGAGGTGAGGAAGGCCAGGGAGGCGAGGAAGGCCAGGGAGGCGAGGAAGGCCAGCAAGATCTGGAAGGCCAGCAAGATCAGGAAAGCCAAGCCGCCGGCTTGGAAGAGGAAGGAGGAATTGCCAGCCACGAACTGACGGAGCCCAGCGATGCTGTCGCCAACACCACCAAACTGGCAGCCCCAAGGGGGAGGGGACGTGGCCGAGGCAGGGGTCGCGGCAGGGGCAGAGgccgaggaagaggaagaggaggattaaGCCTGGTCAAGACCGAAGAAGACTTCCTTGACGATTCCGACACCAGTGTTAAAGATTTCGGGGACACGTCGGCCGACTGGAGCCCCTCGCTAGACGAGCCACTTGCCAAGAGGCCTCGCATAGGGGAGCCCCGGCGCGGACGTGGCCGGGGACGTGGACGTGGCCGAGGGAGGGGCCGAGGGAGGAGCAAAGCGGAGGGCGAGGACGACGATAGCGGCGACGAAGGGACGGAGGACGCAGAGCAGGACGCCTCCAACACCTCGCAAGAGACCGCGCGGACCTGCATTGAGTGCAACAGGACCTTCAAGGACTTGTGCAGCCTGCGGAGGCACGAGCAGATCCACGCCGGCCTCAAGCCCTTCATCTGCATCTTCTGCTCCAAAACGTTCCGACAAGCTACGCAGCTCAAAACTCACCTGCGTACGCACACAG GCGAGAAGCCCTTCAGCTGCAATGACTGCGAAAAGTGTTTTGCTCAGAAGTGTCAGCTGGTGGCTCACCGCCGCATGCACCACGGCGAGGAGAAGCCCTACACTTGCGAGCGCTGCGGCTTCAAGTTTGCCACCTCATCTAACTACAAAATCCACGTCAG ACTGCACAGCGGCGAAAAACCGTACGTATGCGACGTGTGcggccaggccttcgcccagTCCAGCACGCTGACCTACCACAAGCGGCGACACACGGGCGAGAAGCCCTACCAGTGCGACCTGTGCGGCATGTCCTTCTCCGTCTCATCCTCGCTCATCGCACACGCGCGCAAGCACACGG GCGAGACGCCCTACAAGTGCTCCCAGCCGCAGTGCGACAGCAGCTTCGTCACCTCGTCCGAACTGAAGAAACAcatgcggcggctccacccgg ACGGCACCAACGGCGTGCAGTGCCTACTGTGTGGGAATCGCTTCGCTAGCGTCAAGAACATGATCAAGCACCAGGAGAAGGCGCACGCCGACGAGGTGCGACAACACAAAGAGAGGGCGCGCGCAG TCGTCCTGCTGGCGTCCAGCCACCCGATCGCCTTTGTGCAGAGCAAACTGAGCAAGGACGGCAAAAGTCTGAGCTCTATCCCCGAAGCCGAGCCTAGCGAGCCGGAACAGGCCACGCCTCAGGCCGGCGGCGTGGCGGACACCGCCGCCCTGAGCGAGACGCTACAAGATCTGAAAGCGGAGCCCAGCCACTTGCCCATCTCCCAAGCCGAGGCGACGACCTTCGAGACCGATCCCGTGTCCACCATCAACTCGGAAACGCTGCACGCGCTGGTGGAGCAGCTGAGGCCGCCGCCCTCGCCGGCGCAGAACCTGGAGCAGATCGTCATCATCCGCACGGTGGACAACATGGAGAACAATGCACCGCCGCAGTGA
- the mynn gene encoding myoneurin isoform X1: MLKAMAHGASHGKLLLQRLHQQREMDFLCDVTIMVRDVEFRAHRNILAAFSKYFASQAEKDQDVTTLDPDKVSRYALEKLLEFVYTGQMNLSSTRQAAVRRAAIFLGMSDATKYLEGISHLSEASEASQSELDKEAGLSSLSPGSPGSTRSPAPLSIVSISGACLDEGQAGQEDEETQKGQVGEEGQVGEEGQVDEEGQGGEEGQGGEEGQGGEEGQQDLEGQQDQESQAAGLEEEGGIASHELTEPSDAVANTTKLAAPRGRGRGRGRGRGRGRGRGRGRGGLSLVKTEEDFLDDSDTSVKDFGDTSADWSPSLDEPLAKRPRIGEPRRGRGRGRGRGRGRGRGRSKAEGEDDDSGDEGTEDAEQDASNTSQETARTCIECNRTFKDLCSLRRHEQIHAGLKPFICIFCSKTFRQATQLKTHLRTHTGEKPFSCNDCEKCFAQKCQLVAHRRMHHGEEKPYTCERCGFKFATSSNYKIHVRLHSGEKPYVCDVCGQAFAQSSTLTYHKRRHTGEKPYQCDLCGMSFSVSSSLIAHARKHTGETPYKCSQPQCDSSFVTSSELKKHMRRLHPDGTNGVQCLLCGNRFASVKNMIKHQEKAHADEVRQHKERARAVVLLASSHPIAFVQSKLSKDGKSLSSIPEAEPSEPEQATPQAGGVADTAALSETLQDLKAEPSHLPISQAEATTFETDPVSTINSETLHALVEQLRPPPSPAQNLEQIVIIRTVDNMENNAPPQ; encoded by the exons ATGTTAAAAG CAATGGCTCACGGTGCCAGTCATggcaagctgctcctgcagcgcCTACATCAGCAGCGGGAAATGGACTTCCTGTGTGATGTCACCATCATGGTCAGAGACGTGGAGTTCCGCGCACATCGTAACATTCTGGCTGCGTTCAGTAAGTACTTTGCCTCCCAAGCTGAGAAGGACCAGGACGTCACCACTTTGGACCCCGATAAAGTCAGTCGCTACGCCTTGGAGAAGCTGCTGGAGTTTGTCTACACGGGACAGATGAACCTCAGCAG CACCAGACAAGCCGCTGTCCGCCGAGCCGCCATCTTCCTGGGCATGTCCGACGCCACAAAGTATCTGGAAGGAATTTCTCATTTGTCTGAGGCCAGCGAGGCGTCCCAGTCCGAGCTGGACAAAGAGGCGGGCCTGTCTTCGCTCAGTCCTGGATCACCGGGCAGTACTCGCTCCCCCGCCCCTCTGTCGATCGTCTCTATATCCGGTGCGTGTTTGGATGAGGGCCAAGCAGGCCAGGAAGATGAGGAAACCCAGAAAGGCCAGGTAGGCGAGGAAGGCCAGGTGGGCGAGGAAGGCCAGGTGGACGAGGAAGGCCAGGGAGGTGAGGAAGGCCAGGGAGGCGAGGAAGGCCAGGGAGGCGAGGAAGGCCAGCAAGATCTGGAAGGCCAGCAAGATCAGGAAAGCCAAGCCGCCGGCTTGGAAGAGGAAGGAGGAATTGCCAGCCACGAACTGACGGAGCCCAGCGATGCTGTCGCCAACACCACCAAACTGGCAGCCCCAAGGGGGAGGGGACGTGGCCGAGGCAGGGGTCGCGGCAGGGGCAGAGgccgaggaagaggaagaggaggattaaGCCTGGTCAAGACCGAAGAAGACTTCCTTGACGATTCCGACACCAGTGTTAAAGATTTCGGGGACACGTCGGCCGACTGGAGCCCCTCGCTAGACGAGCCACTTGCCAAGAGGCCTCGCATAGGGGAGCCCCGGCGCGGACGTGGCCGGGGACGTGGACGTGGCCGAGGGAGGGGCCGAGGGAGGAGCAAAGCGGAGGGCGAGGACGACGATAGCGGCGACGAAGGGACGGAGGACGCAGAGCAGGACGCCTCCAACACCTCGCAAGAGACCGCGCGGACCTGCATTGAGTGCAACAGGACCTTCAAGGACTTGTGCAGCCTGCGGAGGCACGAGCAGATCCACGCCGGCCTCAAGCCCTTCATCTGCATCTTCTGCTCCAAAACGTTCCGACAAGCTACGCAGCTCAAAACTCACCTGCGTACGCACACAG GCGAGAAGCCCTTCAGCTGCAATGACTGCGAAAAGTGTTTTGCTCAGAAGTGTCAGCTGGTGGCTCACCGCCGCATGCACCACGGCGAGGAGAAGCCCTACACTTGCGAGCGCTGCGGCTTCAAGTTTGCCACCTCATCTAACTACAAAATCCACGTCAG ACTGCACAGCGGCGAAAAACCGTACGTATGCGACGTGTGcggccaggccttcgcccagTCCAGCACGCTGACCTACCACAAGCGGCGACACACGGGCGAGAAGCCCTACCAGTGCGACCTGTGCGGCATGTCCTTCTCCGTCTCATCCTCGCTCATCGCACACGCGCGCAAGCACACGG GCGAGACGCCCTACAAGTGCTCCCAGCCGCAGTGCGACAGCAGCTTCGTCACCTCGTCCGAACTGAAGAAACAcatgcggcggctccacccgg ACGGCACCAACGGCGTGCAGTGCCTACTGTGTGGGAATCGCTTCGCTAGCGTCAAGAACATGATCAAGCACCAGGAGAAGGCGCACGCCGACGAGGTGCGACAACACAAAGAGAGGGCGCGCGCAG TCGTCCTGCTGGCGTCCAGCCACCCGATCGCCTTTGTGCAGAGCAAACTGAGCAAGGACGGCAAAAGTCTGAGCTCTATCCCCGAAGCCGAGCCTAGCGAGCCGGAACAGGCCACGCCTCAGGCCGGCGGCGTGGCGGACACCGCCGCCCTGAGCGAGACGCTACAAGATCTGAAAGCGGAGCCCAGCCACTTGCCCATCTCCCAAGCCGAGGCGACGACCTTCGAGACCGATCCCGTGTCCACCATCAACTCGGAAACGCTGCACGCGCTGGTGGAGCAGCTGAGGCCGCCGCCCTCGCCGGCGCAGAACCTGGAGCAGATCGTCATCATCCGCACGGTGGACAACATGGAGAACAATGCACCGCCGCAGTGA